From one Gammaproteobacteria bacterium genomic stretch:
- the tolA gene encoding cell envelope integrity protein TolA, which produces MPQVKRHIPVSVAVAIGVHVLMLILLVVGFQMRNETSGQNQPQVESVAATVIQQDVIAARRQARADARREEAQDQAAPKAEQERQRVAEEARREAEAERQQAEEEARQQAQLDLERERQQLAERQQQVEQAQREAELEIQKAQELRQEAERARQQAEEEAQRQAEIQLQREAEEAQRQAELERQQAEEEAQRQAELERKQAAEEAQRQAELERKQAAEEASRQAELERKQRAAEERRRAEQERLMAEMQRERDRLIAEEKAEEERLAAIMEEEQAALEAAAEQRRQAAEARELDSLTGQWASAIASKVEGLWRKPPSAGFGESCVIYVRQTSGGAILAANVRQCTGNEEFRQSVEAAVYKADPLPPAPNAEVFQQELLFRFDPEG; this is translated from the coding sequence GTGCCGCAGGTCAAACGGCATATCCCCGTTTCGGTGGCCGTCGCGATTGGCGTGCACGTGCTGATGCTGATTCTGCTGGTGGTCGGTTTTCAGATGCGCAATGAGACCAGTGGCCAGAATCAGCCGCAGGTCGAGAGTGTCGCGGCGACAGTCATTCAGCAGGATGTGATAGCGGCGCGGCGTCAGGCGCGCGCGGACGCCAGGCGCGAGGAAGCGCAAGATCAAGCCGCGCCCAAGGCCGAGCAGGAGCGTCAACGAGTGGCGGAAGAGGCGCGGCGTGAGGCCGAGGCCGAGCGTCAGCAGGCAGAGGAGGAAGCGCGGCAACAGGCGCAACTGGACCTGGAGCGCGAACGCCAGCAACTCGCCGAACGGCAACAGCAGGTCGAACAAGCGCAGCGCGAGGCCGAGCTGGAGATACAAAAGGCGCAAGAATTGCGGCAGGAAGCCGAACGCGCGCGGCAACAGGCCGAAGAGGAAGCGCAGCGTCAGGCCGAAATCCAGCTTCAGCGCGAAGCGGAAGAAGCGCAGCGTCAGGCCGAACTGGAGCGACAGCAAGCTGAGGAAGAGGCACAACGTCAGGCCGAACTGGAGCGTAAGCAAGCCGCGGAAGAGGCGCAACGCCAGGCCGAACTTGAACGCAAGCAGGCCGCGGAAGAGGCATCACGCCAGGCCGAACTTGAACGCAAGCAGCGGGCGGCCGAAGAGCGGCGGCGTGCTGAGCAGGAGCGTTTGATGGCCGAGATGCAGCGCGAGCGGGATCGATTGATAGCCGAGGAAAAGGCCGAGGAGGAACGGCTGGCGGCCATAATGGAAGAGGAGCAGGCGGCGCTGGAAGCGGCCGCAGAGCAGCGTCGCCAGGCTGCCGAGGCGCGCGAGCTGGACTCGCTCACTGGCCAGTGGGCCAGCGCGATCGCGTCAAAAGTCGAAGGTTTGTGGCGCAAGCCCCCCAGCGCGGGTTTTGGGGAATCCTGTGTGATTTACGTCAGACAAACCTCAGGCGGCGCAATATTGGCTGCCAACGTTCGACAGTGCACCGGCAACGAAGAGTTCAGACAGTCAGTGGAAGCCGCCGTGTACAAGGCCGACCCTTTGCCACCGGCGCCCAATGCTGAAGTCTTTCAGCAAGAATTACTATTCAGGTTTGATCCGGAGGGATGA
- the tolR gene encoding protein TolR produces the protein MSEINVVPYIDVMLVLLIIFMVTAPLLQQGVEVDLPNAPAEPLPTDEELPEPLVVTVDRQGRYMLNRGEDQRVPVKRTELGGRVQAELAREPAVKVYVNGDEAVSYGRVVQAMVILQNAGVRGVGLITDPLADAPDDGS, from the coding sequence ATGTCCGAGATCAACGTCGTGCCGTACATCGACGTGATGCTGGTGCTGCTGATCATCTTTATGGTCACAGCACCTCTGCTGCAGCAGGGTGTGGAAGTCGATCTGCCCAACGCGCCGGCGGAGCCGTTACCCACCGATGAGGAACTGCCCGAGCCCCTGGTCGTCACCGTCGATCGCCAGGGCCGTTACATGCTCAATCGCGGCGAAGATCAGCGCGTGCCCGTCAAGCGCACGGAACTAGGCGGTCGCGTGCAGGCGGAGCTCGCCCGCGAACCCGCGGTCAAGGTTTACGTTAACGGTGACGAGGCGGTGAGTTATGGCCGTGTCGTCCAGGCCATGGTGATCCTGCAGAATGCGGGTGTGCGGGGCGTCGGATTGATTACTGATCCACTGGCCGATGCGCCCGACGACGGTAGCTAA